The following coding sequences lie in one Streptomyces albofaciens JCM 4342 genomic window:
- a CDS encoding TetR/AcrR family transcriptional regulator — MARPPLFETSLLLDAAVRLAAEAGPAGVTMSAVAAAVGAPSGSVYHRFAGRPALLAEVWLRTVERFQEGYFAALRSAPDPRAAGAAAARHIVAWSRAHPEEAALLLYGARDFGRDGWPAAYAERADRGHRRVWDAVGALARDLGARTPQDTERVFLAVIDVPLSLVRRHARGGTPLPEHAEDLAERCTAALLAG; from the coding sequence ATGGCGAGACCACCGCTCTTCGAGACATCCCTGCTCCTGGACGCCGCCGTCCGGCTGGCCGCCGAGGCCGGCCCGGCGGGGGTGACCATGTCCGCGGTCGCCGCGGCCGTCGGCGCGCCGAGCGGATCGGTCTACCACCGCTTCGCCGGGCGGCCCGCCCTCCTGGCCGAGGTGTGGCTGCGTACGGTCGAGCGGTTCCAGGAGGGGTACTTCGCGGCCCTCCGGTCGGCGCCGGACCCGCGGGCCGCGGGCGCGGCGGCGGCCCGGCACATCGTCGCGTGGAGCCGCGCCCACCCCGAGGAGGCGGCGCTCCTCCTGTACGGGGCGCGGGACTTCGGCCGGGACGGCTGGCCGGCCGCGTACGCCGAGCGGGCCGACCGGGGCCACCGGCGGGTATGGGACGCGGTCGGCGCCCTGGCACGGGACCTCGGGGCGCGCACCCCGCAGGACACCGAACGGGTCTTCCTCGCGGTCATCGACGTACCGCTGTCCCTGGTGCGCCGCCACGCACGCGGCGGCACCCCGCTGCCCGAGCACGCCGAGGACCTGGCCGAGCGGTGTACGGCCGCGCTGCTGGCGGGGTGA
- a CDS encoding DNA polymerase Y family protein — protein MTLTSGTADGPGTSAEVLYVRFRAAGDGGAEGDRGGPPGEETYGHLLRLLGQFTPVIEALPPDAALADVRGALRYFERDAAGIAELIRLRALAWYGVRCTIGVAGNPLLARMAAQGAAPGEVRRVPGDAVADFLDRKPAAALHGVGPATARALCAYGLDSVGRIAAAPPATLQRILGAKTGRAVYDKARGLDPSPVTPNAAARSIGAEHRFAHDELDPDRRRRALLSLADDLGARLRGSGRAARALTLTVRYADRSTTTRTRRLPEPTAHGPALTEAAYALHAALGLQRARVRSVALRAEDLCRAELATRQLTFDPAEDKARRIEAAVDRARARFGEAAARPAAKLAQPYSRSPYRAP, from the coding sequence ATGACGCTGACGAGTGGGACGGCCGACGGGCCCGGCACGTCTGCCGAAGTGCTGTACGTACGGTTCCGGGCCGCCGGGGACGGCGGTGCGGAAGGGGACCGGGGCGGCCCGCCCGGTGAGGAGACCTACGGGCATCTCCTGCGGCTGCTCGGCCAGTTCACGCCGGTGATCGAGGCACTGCCGCCGGACGCCGCGCTGGCCGACGTACGGGGAGCGCTGCGCTACTTCGAACGGGACGCCGCGGGCATCGCCGAGCTGATCCGGCTGCGGGCGCTGGCCTGGTACGGGGTGCGGTGCACCATCGGCGTCGCCGGCAACCCGCTGCTCGCGCGGATGGCGGCGCAGGGCGCGGCGCCCGGCGAGGTGCGCCGGGTCCCCGGCGACGCCGTCGCGGACTTCCTCGACCGCAAACCGGCCGCCGCGCTGCACGGCGTCGGGCCGGCGACCGCGCGCGCCCTGTGTGCGTACGGACTGGACAGCGTCGGCCGGATCGCCGCCGCGCCGCCCGCGACCCTGCAGCGCATCCTCGGCGCGAAGACCGGCCGGGCGGTGTACGACAAGGCCCGCGGGCTGGACCCGAGCCCGGTCACCCCGAACGCCGCCGCGCGCTCGATCGGCGCCGAACACCGCTTCGCGCACGACGAACTGGATCCGGACCGGCGGCGCCGCGCGCTGCTCTCGCTCGCGGACGACCTCGGCGCCCGGCTGCGCGGCAGCGGCCGGGCGGCCCGCGCGCTCACCCTCACCGTCCGCTACGCCGACCGCTCCACGACGACGCGCACCCGGCGGCTGCCCGAACCGACCGCGCACGGGCCGGCGCTGACGGAGGCGGCGTACGCGCTGCACGCGGCGCTCGGGCTGCAACGGGCGCGCGTCCGGTCCGTGGCGCTGCGGGCGGAGGACCTGTGCCGGGCCGAACTGGCCACCCGGCAGCTGACGTTCGACCCGGCCGAGGACAAGGCGCGCCGCATCGAGGCGGCGGTGGACCGGGCGCGGGCCCGCTTCGGCGAGGCGGCGGCCCGGCCCGCGGCGAAGCTGGCTCAGCCGTACAGCCGGTCCCCGTACCGCGCGCCGTAG
- a CDS encoding DNA polymerase III subunit alpha, with translation MPRFTHLHTASGFSLRYGAAHPERLVERAAERGMDALALTDRDGLAGAVRFAKAAAAAGVRPLFGTELAVAPPEGGHPAPGAAPGAARRRGPVRGGAFIDESAARAVFLARDGAAGWAMLCRLVSAAHATTLPGDSARPVLPWAALTEAVRAGAPDAVTVLLGPDSEPGRALAAGRPDRAVRLLAPWRELFGDALRLEVVDHGRTGTGPGSLRLAARTLGFAVEHGVRAVLTNAVRYADPGQGPVADVLDSARRLVPVDRHRPEARDSGERWLKDAHTMARTAERVAEAAGLGPGTARRLLEMTEETAAGCRVDPEGGLGLGTVHFPEPRLVGAARRTAGRVLRSRCAAGMVLRGYDRRRKYWQRMDHELDIIEHHGFASYFLTVAQVVQDTRDLGIRVTARGSGAGSLVNHLLGIAHADPVEQDLLMERFLSKRRAVLPDIDIDVESARRLEVYRAIFDRFGTERVATVAMPETYRVRHAVRDVGAALGMDPAEVDRLAKAFPHIRARDARAALAELPELRGVEAERYGPMWDLVEALDALPRGMAMHPCGVLLSDASLLARTPVVPTRGEIPYRDGEGGSPLPMSQFDKDDVEEMGLLKLDVLGVRMQSAMAHATAEIGRATGRTVDLDDPAQVPPGDPATYGLIRSTETLGCFQIESPGQRDLVGRLQPATFHDLVVDISLFRPGPVSADMVRPFIEARHGRRPARYPHPDLEGPLRETYGVVVFHEQVIEILRIMTGCDRGEADEKRRALSRPGIQEQVRAWFTERAGRRGYAPEVVERTWEIVEAFGSYGFCKAHAVAFAVPTYQSAWLKAHHPAAFYAGLLTHDPGMYPKRLLLADARRRGVPVLPLDVNRSAVTHRIELVSGSVDGTRTPEGGTRASGGGGRATEAGPEPAAGPAGSGADSAGSGAGPAVWGLRLALSDVHGMSEAEARRIEEGQPYSSLPDLWQRARPSRPVAERLARVGALDAFGANRRDLLLHLAELHGQQRGVAAGQLPLDAGDGAAAPVEAVEPAGLPDLSDVERLSAELGVLGMDTTRHLMSDHREFLAELGAVPAKRLREVEHGETVLVAGAKAATQTPPIRSGRRVIFTTLDDSTGLVDCAFFDDSHETCAHTVFHSWLLLVRGTVQRRGPRSFSVVGAAAWNLAELAELRREGGLEAVTAHLAEGARTADPAGAADGAPGPRPVPEPVPRRVHSEPGRAGSAAAEATWAADRAPAAAAGTAAGPAAGRTIRLETGYELHPWADLRPAGEGAGTGRKLWHASPGSAG, from the coding sequence CCGCCCGCTGTTCGGCACCGAACTGGCGGTGGCCCCGCCCGAGGGCGGCCACCCGGCCCCAGGCGCCGCCCCGGGGGCGGCCCGGCGGCGCGGCCCGGTGCGCGGCGGCGCGTTCATCGACGAGTCCGCGGCCCGCGCCGTCTTCCTCGCCCGGGACGGCGCGGCCGGCTGGGCCATGCTCTGCCGCCTGGTCTCGGCCGCCCACGCCACCACCCTGCCGGGGGACTCCGCGCGGCCCGTACTGCCCTGGGCCGCCCTCACCGAAGCGGTGCGCGCCGGGGCGCCGGACGCGGTGACCGTCCTGCTCGGCCCGGACTCCGAACCCGGCCGCGCGCTGGCCGCCGGCCGCCCCGACCGCGCCGTCCGGCTCCTCGCCCCCTGGCGCGAACTGTTCGGTGACGCGCTGCGCCTGGAGGTCGTCGACCACGGCCGCACCGGCACCGGCCCCGGCTCGCTGCGCCTGGCCGCCCGCACCCTCGGCTTCGCCGTCGAACACGGCGTCCGGGCCGTGCTGACCAACGCCGTCCGCTACGCCGACCCCGGCCAGGGCCCGGTCGCCGACGTCCTGGACTCCGCCCGCCGCCTGGTGCCGGTGGACCGGCACCGCCCGGAGGCCCGGGACAGCGGCGAGCGGTGGCTCAAGGACGCGCACACGATGGCCCGTACGGCCGAGCGGGTCGCCGAGGCGGCCGGCCTCGGGCCCGGCACCGCGCGCCGGCTGCTGGAGATGACCGAGGAGACGGCCGCCGGGTGCCGGGTCGACCCGGAGGGCGGCCTCGGGCTGGGCACCGTCCACTTCCCCGAACCGCGCCTGGTCGGCGCCGCGCGCCGCACCGCCGGGCGGGTGCTGCGCTCACGCTGCGCCGCCGGGATGGTGCTGCGCGGCTACGACCGGCGCCGTAAGTACTGGCAGCGGATGGACCACGAACTGGACATCATCGAGCACCACGGCTTCGCCTCGTACTTCCTGACCGTCGCCCAGGTCGTCCAGGACACCCGGGACCTGGGCATCCGGGTCACCGCGCGCGGCTCGGGCGCGGGCTCGCTGGTCAACCACCTGCTGGGCATCGCACACGCCGACCCGGTCGAACAGGACCTGCTGATGGAGCGCTTCCTGTCCAAGCGCCGCGCGGTGCTGCCCGACATCGACATCGACGTGGAGTCCGCGCGCCGCCTGGAGGTCTACCGCGCGATCTTCGACCGGTTCGGCACCGAGCGGGTCGCCACCGTCGCCATGCCCGAGACCTACCGGGTGCGGCACGCCGTACGGGACGTGGGCGCCGCGCTGGGCATGGACCCGGCCGAGGTGGACCGGCTGGCCAAGGCCTTCCCGCACATCCGGGCCCGGGACGCCCGCGCGGCCCTCGCCGAGCTGCCCGAGCTGCGCGGTGTGGAAGCGGAGCGGTACGGGCCGATGTGGGACCTGGTCGAGGCGCTGGACGCGCTGCCGCGCGGCATGGCCATGCACCCGTGCGGGGTGCTGCTCTCGGACGCCTCGCTGCTGGCCCGTACGCCCGTCGTACCGACCCGCGGCGAGATCCCGTACCGCGACGGCGAGGGCGGCTCCCCGCTGCCGATGTCGCAGTTCGACAAGGACGACGTGGAGGAGATGGGACTGCTCAAGCTGGATGTGCTGGGGGTACGGATGCAGTCCGCGATGGCGCACGCGACCGCCGAGATCGGGCGGGCCACCGGCCGCACCGTGGACCTCGACGACCCGGCGCAGGTGCCGCCCGGCGACCCCGCCACGTACGGCCTGATCCGCTCCACGGAGACGCTGGGCTGCTTCCAGATCGAGTCGCCGGGCCAGCGCGACCTGGTCGGGCGGCTCCAGCCCGCCACCTTCCACGACCTGGTGGTCGACATCTCGCTGTTCCGCCCCGGTCCGGTCTCGGCCGACATGGTGCGGCCCTTCATCGAGGCCCGGCACGGCCGGCGGCCCGCCCGCTACCCGCACCCGGACCTGGAGGGGCCGCTGCGCGAGACCTACGGCGTGGTCGTCTTCCACGAGCAGGTCATCGAGATCCTGCGGATCATGACCGGCTGCGACCGGGGCGAGGCGGACGAGAAGCGGCGCGCGCTGTCCCGGCCGGGGATCCAGGAACAGGTGCGGGCCTGGTTCACCGAGCGGGCCGGGCGGCGGGGGTACGCGCCCGAGGTGGTCGAACGCACCTGGGAGATCGTCGAGGCGTTCGGCTCGTACGGCTTCTGCAAGGCGCACGCGGTGGCCTTCGCGGTGCCGACGTACCAGTCCGCCTGGCTCAAGGCGCACCATCCGGCGGCCTTCTACGCCGGGCTGCTCACCCACGACCCGGGGATGTACCCGAAGCGGCTGCTGCTGGCGGACGCGCGGCGGCGCGGGGTGCCGGTGCTGCCGTTGGACGTGAACCGGTCGGCGGTCACTCATCGAATCGAACTGGTGTCTGGTTCGGTGGACGGGACCCGGACACCGGAGGGCGGGACCCGGGCTTCGGGGGGTGGGGGCCGGGCCACGGAGGCCGGGCCGGAGCCGGCGGCCGGTCCGGCCGGGTCCGGTGCCGACTCCGCCGGGTCCGGTGCCGGCCCTGCCGTCTGGGGCCTGCGGCTCGCCCTGTCCGACGTGCACGGCATGAGCGAGGCCGAGGCGCGGCGCATCGAGGAGGGGCAGCCCTACTCCTCGCTCCCCGACCTGTGGCAGCGGGCCCGCCCCAGCCGCCCGGTGGCCGAACGCCTCGCCCGTGTCGGCGCGCTGGACGCCTTCGGCGCCAACCGCCGCGACCTGCTGCTGCACCTGGCCGAACTGCACGGGCAGCAGCGGGGCGTGGCCGCGGGGCAGCTGCCCCTGGACGCGGGGGACGGTGCCGCCGCGCCCGTCGAGGCGGTCGAACCGGCCGGGCTGCCCGACCTGAGCGACGTCGAACGGCTCAGCGCCGAGCTGGGCGTCCTCGGCATGGACACCACCCGGCACCTGATGAGCGACCACCGGGAGTTCCTCGCGGAGCTGGGGGCGGTCCCGGCCAAGCGGCTGCGCGAGGTGGAGCACGGGGAGACGGTGCTGGTCGCCGGGGCCAAGGCGGCCACCCAGACCCCGCCGATCCGCTCCGGCCGCCGGGTCATCTTCACCACCCTCGACGACAGCACGGGCCTGGTCGACTGCGCCTTCTTCGACGATTCCCACGAGACCTGCGCGCATACGGTCTTCCACTCCTGGCTGCTGCTCGTACGCGGCACGGTCCAGCGGCGCGGGCCGCGCAGCTTCAGCGTGGTCGGCGCCGCCGCCTGGAACCTCGCCGAACTGGCCGAACTGCGCCGCGAAGGCGGCCTGGAGGCGGTCACCGCGCACCTCGCGGAAGGGGCACGGACGGCGGACCCGGCCGGCGCGGCGGACGGCGCGCCGGGACCGCGGCCCGTACCGGAGCCGGTGCCGCGCCGGGTGCACAGCGAGCCGGGCCGCGCGGGCTCGGCCGCGGCCGAGGCGACCTGGGCGGCGGATCGGGCCCCGGCCGCCGCTGCCGGGACCGCGGCCGGTCCGGCCGCCGGACGCACCATCCGGCTGGAGACCGGCTACGAGCTGCACCCCTGGGCCGACCTCCGGCCCGCGGGCGAAGGCGCCGGTACGGGACGGAAGTTGTGGCACGCCAGTCCGGGGAGTGCGGGATGA
- a CDS encoding pyridoxamine 5'-phosphate oxidase family protein — protein MATAERAAEAGTASGQVTEVASERELRELVGEPNDHAAHKVRTRLHDLDRQWLARSPFCYVATSDAEGRCDVSPKGDPAGFTLVLDDTTIAIPDRPGNKRVDGFRNILANPQVGLDYVLPGRGDTLRVNGRARILSDAPFFDAMVVKGHRPRLALLVEIDEVFYHCAKAFLRSRLWEPESWRPDALPSRARIAKGVEVPDTPLEQLEEHYGARYGDRLYG, from the coding sequence GTGGCGACAGCGGAGCGGGCGGCGGAGGCGGGGACGGCGTCCGGGCAGGTCACGGAGGTCGCGTCCGAGCGTGAGCTGCGCGAGCTGGTCGGCGAGCCGAACGACCACGCGGCGCACAAGGTCCGGACCCGGCTGCACGACCTGGACCGGCAGTGGCTGGCGCGCTCGCCGTTCTGTTACGTGGCCACCTCGGACGCCGAGGGGCGGTGCGACGTCTCCCCCAAGGGCGACCCCGCAGGTTTCACGCTGGTGCTGGACGACACCACGATCGCGATACCGGACCGCCCCGGCAACAAGCGCGTGGACGGCTTCCGCAACATCCTCGCCAACCCGCAGGTCGGGCTGGACTACGTCCTCCCGGGCCGCGGCGACACCCTGCGCGTCAACGGCCGCGCCCGCATCCTGAGCGACGCGCCGTTCTTCGACGCCATGGTCGTCAAGGGCCACCGCCCCCGGCTGGCGCTGCTCGTGGAGATCGACGAGGTCTTCTACCACTGCGCCAAGGCGTTCCTGCGCTCCAGGCTGTGGGAGCCGGAGAGCTGGCGGCCCGACGCGCTGCCCTCCCGGGCCCGGATAGCCAAGGGCGTCGAGGTCCCCGACACCCCGCTGGAGCAGCTGGAGGAGCACTACGGCGCGCGGTACGGGGACCGGCTGTACGGCTGA
- a CDS encoding IucA/IucC family protein → MRRVLSALLREDAYGLRSAAGTVRGTDGDRLRLALPDGPVLVPVEADGFQCEVAARTGVLERPDGTRLTGIDAIMGLLRTAVPPEDRPGFDGFVGECRQALATARTQAAERAAVVGRLGPHAGGGAYGGNSGPAAGASGGGRGAALGAHAVPAGAYDGDRAWCGPGGALDYDTLAAYRDHPVYPTGRARIGLDADQVRAYAPEFAPGFALRWLALPYEHVNGDPAALPHWWPTPADLGLPRLDDSHLALPVHPLTADGPLAEALRARGLEGAARLADRAWLRVRPTLSMRTVAVTDDPYTHLKLPLATATLGRLNRRGMKPGTLVDGAVGQRLLETVVARHPRFAETVLLADETTHLDAGHDLLATLVRRYPRGSGGTAAGCGSGGPIAARSLRGLRGSSGLRGARVVPVAALTARMPDGSLVADDLARRFYGGDLLALLDAYLTLLLDWHTTLFAYGIALESHQQNTSLVLDEVAGRPRLRLLLKDNDGPRVNTVRLAAVLGGEAADLCGFADRRIPVGSDAPVADVFTTITVHLCAGALAFELARLGRAPLPVLLGQLRARLTEAVDRLDAAPGAAAVVLRTRVLHAERLPVKAMVTAGSLLTKRRSGASDINKHYVTGPNYLLPGR, encoded by the coding sequence ATGCGACGCGTGCTCAGCGCGCTGCTGCGCGAGGACGCGTACGGGCTGCGCAGCGCCGCCGGAACGGTGCGCGGGACCGACGGCGACCGGCTGCGGCTGGCCCTCCCGGACGGCCCGGTCCTGGTCCCGGTCGAGGCCGACGGCTTCCAGTGCGAGGTCGCCGCCCGTACGGGAGTGCTGGAGCGCCCCGACGGCACGCGGCTGACCGGCATCGACGCCATCATGGGGCTGCTGCGCACCGCCGTGCCGCCCGAGGACCGGCCGGGCTTCGACGGCTTCGTCGGCGAGTGCCGCCAGGCGCTGGCCACCGCCCGGACGCAGGCCGCCGAGCGCGCGGCGGTGGTCGGCCGGCTGGGCCCGCACGCGGGCGGCGGGGCGTACGGCGGGAACAGCGGGCCGGCGGCCGGCGCGAGCGGCGGGGGCCGGGGCGCGGCACTGGGCGCGCACGCCGTGCCGGCCGGCGCGTACGACGGCGACCGGGCCTGGTGCGGCCCCGGCGGCGCCCTCGACTACGACACCCTCGCCGCCTACCGCGACCACCCCGTCTACCCCACCGGCCGGGCCCGCATCGGCCTGGACGCCGACCAGGTCCGCGCCTACGCGCCCGAGTTCGCGCCCGGTTTCGCGCTGCGCTGGCTGGCCCTCCCGTACGAGCACGTCAACGGCGACCCGGCGGCCCTGCCCCACTGGTGGCCCACCCCCGCGGACCTGGGCCTGCCCCGGCTGGACGACAGCCACCTCGCGCTGCCCGTCCACCCGCTCACCGCCGACGGGCCGCTGGCCGAAGCGCTGCGCGCCCGGGGCCTGGAGGGTGCGGCGCGGCTCGCCGACCGGGCGTGGCTGCGGGTACGGCCCACCCTGTCGATGCGGACCGTCGCCGTCACCGACGACCCGTACACCCACCTCAAACTACCGCTCGCCACCGCCACGCTGGGCCGCCTCAACCGGCGCGGCATGAAACCGGGCACCCTCGTGGACGGCGCGGTGGGCCAGCGCCTCCTGGAGACCGTCGTCGCCCGCCATCCGCGCTTCGCCGAGACCGTGCTCCTCGCCGACGAGACCACCCATCTGGACGCCGGGCACGACCTGCTCGCCACTCTGGTGCGCCGCTATCCCCGGGGCAGTGGTGGTACGGCGGCCGGGTGCGGAAGCGGCGGCCCCATCGCCGCGCGGAGCCTGCGCGGCCTGCGCGGGTCCAGCGGTCTGCGCGGCGCGCGGGTGGTGCCGGTGGCCGCGCTCACGGCCCGGATGCCGGACGGCTCCCTCGTCGCCGACGACCTCGCCCGCCGCTTCTACGGCGGCGACCTGCTCGCCCTCCTCGACGCCTACCTGACCCTGCTGCTGGACTGGCACACCACCCTCTTCGCGTACGGCATCGCGCTGGAGTCGCACCAGCAGAACACCTCGCTCGTCCTGGACGAGGTCGCCGGACGCCCACGGCTGCGCCTGCTGCTCAAGGACAACGACGGGCCGCGGGTGAACACCGTCCGGCTGGCCGCCGTGCTCGGCGGGGAGGCCGCCGACCTGTGCGGCTTCGCCGACCGCCGCATCCCGGTGGGCAGCGACGCCCCGGTGGCGGACGTGTTCACCACCATCACCGTCCACCTGTGCGCCGGCGCCCTCGCCTTCGAACTGGCGCGGCTCGGCCGGGCGCCCCTGCCGGTGCTGCTCGGGCAGCTCCGCGCGCGCCTGACGGAGGCCGTGGACCGGCTGGACGCCGCCCCCGGAGCGGCCGCCGTCGTACTGCGCACCCGCGTCCTGCACGCTGAGCGGCTGCCGGTCAAGGCCATGGTCACGGCCGGCAGCCTGCTCACGAAACGGCGGTCGGGTGCGTCGGACATCAACAAGCACTACGTCACCGGGCCGAACTACCTGCTCCCGGGCCGGTGA
- a CDS encoding SRPBCC family protein, which yields MGIFNVHERELPVPPATAGALIDGLASAHDPLWPGRDWPPMRLDRPLGEGAAGGHGPVRYTVVAHVPGIWVRFAFSGPRGFDGFHEYTVHALGERRSVLRHTLAMRVRGPARLSWPLVYRRLHDAVLEDSLDRAEFACTGTVARPARWSPYVRLLRRLVGDSRDSSAGTGISGVARRAEE from the coding sequence ATGGGAATCTTCAACGTGCACGAGCGTGAACTGCCGGTGCCGCCGGCCACCGCCGGTGCGCTGATCGACGGCCTGGCGAGCGCGCACGATCCGCTGTGGCCGGGCCGCGACTGGCCTCCGATGCGGCTCGACCGCCCGCTCGGCGAGGGCGCGGCCGGCGGCCACGGCCCGGTCCGCTACACGGTCGTCGCCCATGTCCCGGGCATCTGGGTGCGGTTCGCCTTCAGCGGGCCGCGCGGCTTCGACGGCTTCCACGAATACACCGTGCACGCCCTCGGGGAGCGGCGGTCGGTACTGCGGCACACCTTGGCGATGCGCGTCCGTGGCCCGGCCCGGCTCAGCTGGCCGCTGGTCTACCGGCGGCTGCACGACGCGGTCCTGGAAGACAGCCTGGACCGGGCCGAGTTCGCCTGTACGGGGACGGTCGCGCGTCCCGCCCGCTGGAGCCCGTACGTACGCCTGCTGCGGCGCCTGGTCGGGGATTCGCGGGATTCTTCCGCCGGAACGGGAATCTCCGGCGTGGCGCGCCGCGCTGAGGAATGA
- a CDS encoding ATP-grasp domain-containing protein, which yields MNEAAPPNDPCAGLILLARNPTDSVTEGFLPAAARLGLPVALLTDQPDAHREAYGRYARERGGGGPLPGEPAIVPCDVADFRAVIARTAALASRVGAPAAVFTNSDHLQAQAALAADYFGLPGKDWRAALRTKNKAELRRALAAAGLDAVRSAELAPDGGPAGRETRHHGIPYPCVLKAREGVASEDVFLVADDAELAARCAEIRARRPGAALVLEEYLDGDLYTLETLGDGHGLHPLASFRTDISPPPHFIEERLRLLPEPPRPATDQVLAQLRALGVGFGACHTEYVDQGGRARIIEVNYRAIGDRCDLALAEALDLPLFELILRTHLGERLPRSLDARRGTRVRMEYVCADRSGALKAAPDPEVREADGVRLDYRPLREVGERHPLYRTNRDFLGVLRATGRDEERIDAAVREFLAAHRWEIVP from the coding sequence GTGAACGAGGCCGCACCCCCGAACGACCCTTGCGCGGGCCTGATCCTCCTCGCCCGCAACCCCACCGACTCCGTCACGGAAGGCTTTCTGCCGGCCGCGGCCCGCCTCGGCCTGCCCGTGGCGCTGCTGACCGACCAGCCGGACGCCCACCGGGAGGCGTACGGGCGGTACGCGCGCGAGCGGGGCGGCGGCGGTCCGCTGCCCGGCGAGCCGGCCATCGTACCGTGCGACGTGGCGGACTTCCGGGCCGTGATCGCGCGAACCGCCGCTCTGGCCAGCCGAGTTGGGGCACCCGCTGCGGTCTTCACCAACAGCGACCACCTCCAGGCCCAGGCCGCCCTGGCCGCCGACTACTTCGGGCTGCCCGGCAAGGACTGGCGGGCCGCGCTCCGCACGAAGAACAAGGCCGAGCTGCGGCGCGCCCTGGCCGCCGCCGGACTGGACGCCGTACGGTCCGCCGAACTGGCGCCGGACGGCGGCCCGGCCGGCCGCGAAACGCGCCACCACGGCATCCCGTACCCCTGCGTCCTCAAAGCGCGTGAAGGGGTCGCGAGCGAGGACGTCTTCCTGGTCGCGGACGACGCCGAACTGGCCGCCCGCTGCGCCGAGATCCGGGCCCGGCGGCCCGGCGCCGCGCTGGTCCTGGAGGAGTACCTGGACGGCGACCTGTACACCCTGGAAACCCTCGGTGACGGGCACGGCCTGCACCCGCTCGCCTCGTTCCGCACGGACATCTCGCCGCCGCCGCACTTCATCGAGGAACGGCTGCGCCTGCTCCCCGAACCGCCCCGGCCCGCCACGGACCAGGTGCTGGCCCAACTGCGCGCGCTCGGCGTCGGCTTCGGCGCCTGCCACACCGAATACGTGGACCAGGGCGGCCGGGCTCGCATCATCGAGGTCAACTACCGCGCCATCGGCGACCGGTGCGACCTCGCCCTCGCCGAGGCGCTGGACCTCCCGCTCTTCGAGCTGATCCTCCGTACGCACCTGGGGGAGCGGCTGCCGCGGAGCCTGGATGCGCGGCGCGGCACGCGGGTGCGCATGGAGTACGTGTGCGCCGACCGTTCCGGGGCGCTGAAGGCGGCGCCCGACCCGGAAGTACGGGAAGCGGACGGCGTCCGCCTCGACTACCGGCCCTTACGCGAGGTGGGCGAGCGGCACCCCCTGTACCGCACCAACCGCGACTTCCTGGGGGTGCTGCGGGCCACCGGCCGCGACGAGGAGCGCATCGACGCGGCCGTACGGGAGTTCCTGGCCGCCCACCGTTGGGAGATCGTGCCGTGA
- a CDS encoding lytic polysaccharide monooxygenase, with amino-acid sequence MTARRKAAGIALTGIAPLVFTALSATPAVAHGSMTDPVSRISACFAEGPEHPKSAACKALVAAGGTQALYDWNGVRDGNAGGQSRKRIPDGKLCSANSAEYKGLDLPRADWPSTRLRAGDHTFHYKATAPHRGSFELYITKDGYDPAKPLKWSDLEAKPFAKVTDPKLTGGDYVFSGKVPARSGRHLIYSIWQRSDSPEAFYTCSDVVFGKDGGGAGKGAAPAAAPSDRQIAAAADKSSMDHMHHGAHGGAPAAGADGTARDDGAAGNAARPNGGAAKEVDPKQAGAQQAAGSHLAETGGNSATAPIAIGGAAVLALGASVLFASARRKAARQRG; translated from the coding sequence ATGACCGCTCGCCGCAAGGCCGCCGGTATCGCGCTGACCGGTATCGCCCCGCTGGTGTTCACCGCGCTCTCCGCGACCCCGGCGGTCGCCCACGGCTCGATGACCGACCCGGTCAGCCGGATCTCCGCCTGCTTCGCGGAGGGCCCGGAGCACCCGAAGTCCGCGGCCTGCAAGGCACTGGTCGCGGCCGGCGGCACACAGGCCCTGTACGACTGGAACGGCGTACGGGACGGCAACGCCGGCGGGCAGTCCAGGAAGCGCATCCCGGACGGCAAGCTGTGCAGCGCCAACAGCGCCGAGTACAAGGGCCTGGACCTGCCGCGGGCCGACTGGCCGTCCACCAGGCTGCGGGCGGGGGACCACACGTTCCACTACAAGGCGACCGCCCCGCACCGCGGCTCCTTCGAGCTGTACATCACCAAGGACGGCTACGACCCCGCCAAGCCGCTCAAGTGGTCCGACCTGGAGGCCAAGCCGTTCGCCAAGGTCACCGACCCGAAACTGACGGGCGGCGACTACGTCTTCAGCGGCAAGGTGCCCGCCAGGTCCGGCCGCCACCTGATCTACAGCATCTGGCAGCGCTCGGACAGCCCCGAGGCGTTCTACACCTGCTCCGACGTGGTCTTCGGCAAGGACGGCGGCGGCGCGGGCAAGGGCGCCGCCCCGGCCGCCGCGCCGAGCGACCGGCAGATCGCGGCGGCGGCGGACAAGTCGTCCATGGACCACATGCACCACGGCGCGCACGGCGGCGCCCCGGCGGCCGGGGCCGACGGCACGGCGCGGGACGACGGTGCCGCGGGCAACGCGGCGCGCCCCAACGGGGGCGCGGCCAAGGAGGTGGACCCGAAGCAGGCCGGTGCCCAGCAGGCGGCCGGCAGCCACCTCGCCGAGACCGGCGGCAACAGCGCGACCGCGCCGATCGCCATCGGCGGCGCGGCCGTCCTGGCGCTGGGCGCCTCGGTCCTGTTCGCGAGCGCGCGCCGCAAGGCCGCCCGGCAGCGCGGCTGA